A stretch of the Oncorhynchus clarkii lewisi isolate Uvic-CL-2024 chromosome 9, UVic_Ocla_1.0, whole genome shotgun sequence genome encodes the following:
- the LOC139416379 gene encoding protein-L-isoaspartate O-methyltransferase domain-containing protein 2-like → MGGAVSAGEDNDELIDNLKEAQYIRSDLVEQAFRAIDRADYYLEEFRDSAYKDLAWRHGNIHLSAPCIYSEVMEALDLQPGLSFLNLGSGTGYLSTMVGLILGPFGVNHGVELHQDVIEYAYQKLEFFIKTSDSFDRFEFCEPCFVMGNCLEIAPESGPYDRVYCGAGVQREQEDYMKNLLKVEGILVLPLEEKLTKITRTGYNSWETKNIIAVSFAPLVLPKHRDNSKPKAVPLPTMFEVRTLQDLARIFIRLTLKKTVVGPGPLPRGLAHNGERLRQAQHCGSTLLSNRYVFMSRLIPGPMDDDNNRSDAEEEEEEGNCRIRGEPEEEEQEEEGEESREGGALLHEAPVNLLRERILSLPLPEPLKMYMLHYREK, encoded by the exons ATGGGAGGAGCTGTGAGTGCGGGGGAGGACAACGATGAACTGATTGACAACCTGAAGGAGGCTCAGTACATCCGTTCGGACCTGGTGGAGCAGGCCTTTAGGGCCATCGACAGGGCCGACTATTATCTGGAAGAGTTCAGAGACAGTGCCTACAAGGACCTGGCCTGGAGGCACGGCAACATCCACCTCTCAGCCCCCTGCATCTACTCCGAGGTGATGGAGGCCTTGGATCTCCAGCCTGGCCTGTCCTTCCTCAATCTGGGCAGTGGTACGGGCTACCTCAGCACTATGGTGGGACTCATACTGG GTCCATTTGGAGTGAACCATGGGGTGGAGCTGCACCAAGATGTCATTGAGTATGCATACCAGAAACTGGAGTTTTTCATCAAGACCAGCGACAGCTTCGACAG gtttgaGTTCTGTGAGCCCTGCTTCGTGATGGGGAACTGTCTGGAGATAGCCCCAGAGAGTGGTCCGTATGACCGGGTGTATTGTGGAGCTGGGGTGCAGCGGGAGCAGGAAGACTACATGAAGAACCTGCTCAAAGTGGAGGGAATCCTAGTGCtgccattggaggagaag TTGACCAAGATCACTCGAACAGGCTACAACAGCTGGGAGACCAAAAACATAATTGCCGTGTCCTTTGCCCCACTGGTGTTGCCCAAACACAGAGATAACAGTAAACCCAAAGCAGTGCCTTTAC CGACCATGTTTGAGGTGCGGACTCTGCAGGACTTGGCTCGCATCTTTATCCGTCTGACGTTAAAGAAGACAGTGGTGGGGCCAGGGCCGTTGCCCAGGGGGTTGGCCCACAACGGGGAGCGGCTCCGGCAGGCCCAACACTGTGGCTCCACCCTGCTCTCCAACCGCTACGTATTCATGAGCCGCCTCATCCCCGGGCCGATGGACGACGACAACAACCGCTCAGAcgcagaagaggaggaagaagaagggaaCTGCAGGATTCGAGGAGAAcctgaggaagaggagcaggaggaagagggggaggagagtagggagggcGGTGCCCTTCTACATGAGGCTCCAGTGAACCTGCTCAGAGAAAGGATCCTGAGCCTGCCGCTCCCTGAGCCTCTGAAGATGTACATGCTCCACTACAGAGAGAAGTAG